Proteins encoded in a region of the Methylobacterium radiotolerans JCM 2831 genome:
- a CDS encoding helix-turn-helix domain-containing protein gives MSSPELVPSLVETTSHVDPKRAFEFWRCTALARFGDIGRRHPRERFSAKRLSVASAGWSLTHTVSSPVELEFRSRHVDRNARAMVVIGLGLDGVGYHEQHGRGAQLNPGDISFLTRNRPFVAGTQSAYEEIRLAVPREMFEAWIGAADAFAGRSLGPQPAGAEVRARLRGVAGSIAWMSADEAQAAVEGVLHLLGHLVDGAARRGDPEAVSQAAVVSLARAHIARRMHDPDLNPQDIQRALGLSRTSLYRAFAETGGIAAAIRDARLDLARRRLEARRDDKVRIASIAYACGFTDVPTFNRGFRKRFGLAPGDLRPTLP, from the coding sequence GTGTCTAGCCCGGAGCTCGTCCCGAGCCTCGTCGAGACGACCAGCCACGTCGACCCCAAACGGGCCTTCGAGTTCTGGCGCTGCACGGCCCTGGCCAGGTTCGGCGATATCGGCCGGCGGCACCCCCGGGAGCGGTTCTCGGCCAAGCGCCTGAGCGTGGCCTCGGCCGGCTGGTCGCTGACCCACACGGTGAGCAGCCCGGTCGAGCTGGAGTTCCGGTCCCGCCACGTCGACCGCAACGCCCGCGCCATGGTGGTGATCGGCCTCGGGCTCGACGGCGTCGGCTATCACGAGCAGCACGGACGGGGCGCCCAGCTGAACCCGGGCGACATCAGCTTCCTGACGCGGAACCGGCCCTTCGTGGCCGGCACCCAGAGCGCCTACGAAGAGATCCGCCTCGCCGTCCCGCGCGAGATGTTCGAGGCCTGGATCGGCGCCGCCGACGCCTTCGCGGGCCGCAGCCTCGGCCCGCAGCCGGCCGGGGCGGAGGTCCGGGCGCGGCTGCGCGGCGTGGCCGGCTCGATCGCCTGGATGTCCGCGGACGAGGCGCAGGCGGCCGTCGAGGGCGTGCTCCATCTCCTCGGCCACCTCGTCGACGGCGCCGCCCGGCGCGGCGACCCGGAGGCGGTCTCGCAGGCGGCCGTCGTCTCCCTCGCCCGCGCCCATATCGCGCGGCGGATGCACGATCCCGACCTGAACCCGCAGGACATCCAGCGCGCGCTGGGCCTCTCCCGGACCAGCCTGTACCGCGCCTTCGCGGAGACCGGCGGCATCGCGGCGGCGATCCGCGACGCGCGCCTCGACCTCGCGCGCCGGCGCCTCGAGGCCCGCCGCGACGACAAGGTCCGGATCGCCTCGATCGCCTACGCGTGCGGCTTCACCGACGTGCCGACCTTCAACCGCGGCTTCCGCAAGCGCTTCGGCCTGGCCCCGGGCGACCTCCGGCCCACGCTCCCCTAG
- a CDS encoding peptidase domain-containing ABC transporter yields MTAPSRAARLDFGLRRRVPVVLQAEAAECGMACLAMVLAYHGRQIDLATLRRRHPLSLKGMTLRNLIDLCGAQGLTARALRVELTDLPRLRLPCILHWGLNHFVVLTRVERGGLVINDPGRGRRRVSLAEASREFTGVALEAVPNPGFRRERAAPGLRLRDLFRNMAGIRAALAQVLALSLGIELVALLMPIASQVVIDEVIVNADHDLLLVVAIGLALLLLLQLGLSIARTWAIMLAGTRLNYQWSAGLFDHLSRLPLDYFEKRHVGDVISRFGSLATIQKGLTTDLVQAMLDGLMAVGMLVMLTVYGGWLVAVVLASTALNAVLRVFAYGAYREGSEEALVAEARQQTHFIETVRGMASVKLLDLRERRGNAWMNHFVTALNARLRLQRLDLVFGRANEFLFGLDRLILLVLGARAVIGGALSLGMLVAFLAYRDQFATRIGSLIDAWFKLRMLDVQTDRLADIVLCEPEEQDLAAGAQPGAPPVAAIGAGALAGAGLALRYGADEPWIFRGVSLSVRAGACFAITGPSGCGKTSLMKVMMGLTPPSEGIVAADGQDIRTAAGSYRRRIAGVMQGDGLFAGSIAENIAAFDEHPDAGWIAECAARAAILDDIRRMPMGFESLVGDMGSTLSGGQKQRIVLARALYRRPEILFLDEATSHLDEATEAVIARALRDLRMTRVIVAHRPATIAHADAVFDFPAEVRGRADLAAAG; encoded by the coding sequence GTGACGGCGCCGTCCCGCGCCGCCCGGCTGGATTTCGGGCTCCGCCGCCGGGTGCCGGTCGTCCTCCAGGCCGAGGCCGCCGAGTGCGGCATGGCCTGCCTCGCCATGGTCCTGGCCTATCACGGGCGCCAGATCGACCTCGCGACGCTGCGGCGGCGCCATCCCCTGTCCCTCAAGGGCATGACCCTGCGCAACCTGATCGACCTGTGCGGCGCGCAGGGCCTGACCGCCCGCGCCCTGCGGGTCGAGCTCACGGATCTGCCCCGGCTCCGGCTTCCCTGCATCCTGCACTGGGGCCTCAACCACTTCGTGGTGCTGACCCGGGTCGAGCGCGGCGGCCTCGTCATCAACGATCCGGGCCGCGGCCGGCGCCGGGTCAGCCTCGCGGAGGCGTCGCGGGAATTCACCGGGGTCGCCCTGGAGGCGGTGCCCAACCCGGGCTTCCGGCGCGAGCGGGCCGCCCCGGGCCTGCGGCTGCGCGACCTGTTCCGCAACATGGCCGGCATCCGCGCCGCCCTGGCCCAGGTCCTGGCCCTGTCGCTGGGGATCGAGCTCGTCGCCCTCCTGATGCCCATCGCCTCGCAGGTCGTGATCGACGAGGTGATCGTGAATGCCGACCACGACCTGCTGCTCGTGGTGGCGATCGGCCTCGCGCTGCTGCTGCTGCTCCAGCTCGGCCTCAGCATCGCCCGCACCTGGGCGATCATGCTGGCCGGGACCCGGCTGAACTACCAGTGGTCGGCCGGCCTGTTCGACCACCTGTCGCGGCTGCCCCTCGACTATTTCGAGAAGCGCCACGTCGGCGACGTGATCTCGCGGTTCGGCTCCCTGGCCACCATCCAGAAGGGCCTGACGACCGACCTCGTCCAGGCCATGCTCGACGGGCTCATGGCGGTCGGCATGCTGGTGATGCTGACGGTCTACGGCGGCTGGCTGGTCGCCGTGGTCCTGGCCTCGACGGCGCTCAACGCGGTCCTGCGGGTCTTCGCCTACGGCGCCTACCGGGAGGGCAGCGAGGAGGCCCTCGTGGCCGAGGCCCGCCAGCAGACGCACTTCATCGAGACGGTCCGCGGCATGGCGAGCGTCAAGCTCCTCGACCTGCGCGAGCGGCGCGGCAACGCCTGGATGAACCACTTCGTCACGGCCCTGAACGCCCGGCTGCGGCTGCAGCGCCTCGACCTCGTGTTCGGCCGCGCGAACGAGTTCCTGTTCGGCCTCGACCGCCTGATCCTGCTGGTGCTCGGCGCCCGCGCGGTCATCGGCGGGGCCCTGTCGCTCGGCATGCTGGTGGCGTTCCTGGCCTACCGCGACCAGTTCGCCACGCGGATCGGCAGCCTGATCGACGCGTGGTTCAAGCTGCGCATGCTCGACGTGCAGACCGACCGGCTCGCCGACATCGTGCTGTGCGAGCCCGAGGAGCAGGATCTCGCCGCCGGCGCGCAGCCGGGGGCGCCCCCGGTCGCCGCCATCGGGGCCGGCGCGCTCGCCGGCGCGGGCCTGGCGCTGCGCTACGGCGCCGACGAGCCCTGGATCTTCCGCGGGGTCTCGCTGTCGGTCCGGGCCGGCGCCTGCTTCGCGATCACCGGCCCCTCGGGATGCGGCAAGACCTCGCTCATGAAGGTGATGATGGGGCTGACGCCGCCCAGCGAGGGGATCGTCGCCGCCGACGGCCAGGACATCCGCACCGCGGCCGGGTCCTACCGGCGCCGGATCGCCGGCGTGATGCAGGGCGACGGCCTGTTCGCCGGCTCGATCGCCGAGAACATCGCGGCCTTCGACGAGCATCCGGACGCGGGCTGGATCGCCGAGTGCGCCGCCCGGGCGGCGATCCTGGACGACATCCGCCGCATGCCGATGGGCTTCGAGAGCCTCGTCGGCGACATGGGCTCGACCCTGTCGGGCGGCCAGAAGCAGCGCATCGTGCTGGCGCGCGCCCTGTACCGGCGGCCCGAGATCCTGTTCCTCGACGAGGCCACGAGCCATCTCGACGAGGCCACCGAGGCGGTGATCGCCCGGGCCCTGCGGGACCTGCGGATGACGCGGGTCATCGTCGCCCATCGCCCGGCGACGATCGCGCACGCGGACGCGGTGTTCGATTTCCCCGCCGAGGTCCGGGGCCGGGCGGATCTCGCCGCCGCCGGCTGA